One window from the genome of Rhodopseudomonas sp. P2A-2r encodes:
- a CDS encoding O-acetylhomoserine aminocarboxypropyltransferase, which yields MNDRIPGFATLAVHAGAQPDPTTGARATPIYQTTSFVFNDSDHAASLFGLQAFGNIYTRITNPTTAVLEERVAALEGGTAALATASGHAAQVVVFQQLLMPGDEFIASRKLYGGSINQFSHAFKSFGWNVVWADSDDIASFERAVTPQTKAIFIESIANPGGSITDIEAIAAVARKAGVPLIVDNTLATPYLIRPIDHGADIVVHSLTKFLGGHGNSLGGIIVDAGTFDWSKDNKYPMLSEPRPEYHGIKLQETFGNFAFAIACRVLGLRDLGPALSPFNAFMILTGIETLPLRMQRHCENAKAVAEFLASHPAVAAVNYSGLPNSPYYNLARKYAPKGAGAVFTFSLKGGYEAGVSLVSNLKLFSHLANVGDTRSLVIHPASTTHSQLDDDAKTRSGAAPDVVRLSIGIEDKEDLIADLEQALSA from the coding sequence ATGAACGATCGCATTCCGGGCTTCGCCACCCTCGCCGTCCACGCCGGCGCGCAGCCGGACCCGACCACCGGCGCGCGGGCCACGCCGATCTACCAGACCACGTCCTTCGTGTTCAACGACTCGGATCACGCCGCCTCGCTGTTCGGGCTGCAGGCGTTCGGCAACATCTATACCCGCATCACCAACCCGACCACGGCGGTGCTCGAAGAGCGCGTCGCGGCGCTGGAGGGCGGCACCGCCGCGCTGGCGACCGCATCGGGCCACGCCGCGCAGGTGGTGGTGTTTCAGCAGCTGCTGATGCCCGGCGACGAATTCATCGCATCGCGAAAACTCTATGGCGGCTCGATCAACCAGTTCAGCCATGCCTTCAAGAGCTTCGGCTGGAACGTGGTGTGGGCCGACAGCGACGACATCGCGTCGTTCGAGCGTGCGGTGACACCACAGACCAAGGCGATCTTCATCGAATCCATCGCCAATCCCGGCGGCAGCATCACCGACATCGAGGCGATCGCTGCGGTGGCGCGCAAGGCCGGCGTGCCGCTGATCGTCGACAACACCCTGGCGACGCCCTACCTGATCCGCCCGATCGACCATGGCGCCGACATCGTCGTGCATTCGCTGACCAAATTTCTCGGCGGCCACGGCAACTCGCTGGGCGGCATCATCGTCGACGCCGGCACCTTCGACTGGTCGAAGGACAACAAGTACCCGATGCTGAGCGAGCCGCGGCCGGAATATCACGGCATCAAGCTGCAGGAGACGTTCGGCAATTTCGCCTTCGCCATCGCCTGCCGGGTGCTCGGCCTGCGCGATCTCGGCCCGGCGCTGTCGCCGTTCAATGCGTTCATGATCCTGACCGGCATCGAGACCCTGCCGCTGCGCATGCAGCGCCATTGCGAGAATGCCAAGGCGGTCGCGGAATTCCTTGCGAGCCATCCGGCGGTGGCCGCAGTGAACTATTCCGGCCTGCCGAACAGCCCCTATTACAACCTCGCCCGCAAATACGCCCCCAAGGGTGCCGGCGCGGTGTTCACCTTCAGCCTCAAGGGCGGCTACGAGGCCGGCGTCAGCCTGGTATCGAACCTGAAACTGTTCTCGCATCTGGCCAATGTCGGCGACACCCGCTCACTGGTGATCCACCCGGCCTCGACCACCCACAGCCAGCTCGACGATGACGCCAAGACCCGCTCGGGCGCCGCGCCCGACGTGGTCCGGCTGTCGATCGGCATCGAGGACAAGGAAGATCTGATCGCGGATCTCGAACAGGCGCTTAGCGCCTAG
- the rpsI gene encoding 30S ribosomal protein S9 produces MSDTMQSLDQLSSLKVQAPDAPTYVKKVDKQGRAYATGKRKDAVARVWIKPGAGKILVNAREVEVYFARPVLRMLIQQPLVAAARAGQYDVICTVAGGGLSGQAGAVRHGISKALTCFEPDLRGVLKKGGFLTRDSRVVERKKYGRAKARKSFQFSKR; encoded by the coding sequence ATGTCGGATACCATGCAGTCTCTCGACCAGCTGTCGTCGCTGAAGGTGCAAGCGCCGGATGCTCCGACCTACGTCAAGAAGGTCGATAAGCAGGGCCGTGCCTACGCAACCGGCAAGCGCAAGGACGCGGTTGCCCGTGTCTGGATCAAGCCGGGCGCCGGCAAGATCCTGGTCAACGCCCGCGAAGTCGAAGTGTACTTCGCCCGTCCTGTGCTGCGCATGCTGATCCAGCAGCCGCTGGTCGCCGCAGCCCGCGCCGGCCAGTACGACGTGATCTGCACCGTTGCCGGTGGCGGTCTGTCGGGCCAGGCTGGTGCTGTGCGTCACGGCATCTCCAAGGCGCTGACCTGCTTCGAGCCGGATCTGCGCGGCGTGCTCAAGAAGGGCGGCTTCCTGACCCGCGACTCGCGTGTCGTCGAACGCAAGAAGTACGGCCGTGCCAAGGCGCGCAAGTCGTTCCAGTTCTCGAAGCGCTAA
- a CDS encoding CoA-binding protein produces the protein MNHDAYNDDYIREILNGVKTIAMVGASPQNVRPSYFAFKYLAERGYDMIPVNPGQVGKNLVGKPFVASLRDIDRPIDMVDIFRNADHVMPVLDEVLALSPLPNVLWLQLGVRNDAAAAKAEAAGMKVVMNRCPKIEYGRLSSEISWMGVNSRTLSSKRAPIPTQGMRLSLNRGSIGGGGTNAADRAAKNKNDIV, from the coding sequence ATGAACCACGATGCCTACAATGACGATTATATCCGTGAGATCCTCAACGGCGTGAAGACCATCGCCATGGTCGGGGCCTCGCCGCAAAATGTCCGGCCGAGCTATTTTGCGTTCAAGTATCTGGCCGAGCGCGGCTACGACATGATTCCGGTCAATCCCGGCCAGGTCGGCAAAAATCTGGTGGGGAAACCGTTCGTGGCCTCGTTGCGCGATATCGACCGCCCCATCGACATGGTCGATATCTTCCGCAACGCCGACCACGTGATGCCCGTGCTCGACGAAGTGCTGGCGCTCAGCCCGCTGCCCAATGTGCTGTGGCTGCAACTCGGCGTGCGCAATGACGCCGCCGCAGCGAAGGCCGAGGCCGCCGGCATGAAGGTGGTGATGAATCGCTGCCCGAAGATCGAATACGGCCGGCTGTCGTCGGAAATTTCCTGGATGGGTGTCAATTCGCGCACGCTGAGTTCGAAGCGCGCGCCGATTCCGACCCAGGGCATGCGGCTGTCGCTGAATCGCGGCAGCATCGGCGGTGGCGGCACCAATGCGGCCGACCGCGCCGCCAAAAACAAGAATGACATCGTCTGA
- a CDS encoding COX15/CtaA family protein — translation MTGLSLQDDKRLRPVRWWLIAVAALIALMVLVGGATRLTESGLSIVEWKPVTGALPPLTAEAWNAAFAAYQKIPQYRELNAGMSLDEFKTIFWWEWSHRLLGRVIGMVYLLPFLWFLWRGMLTAELKKRLWIIFGLGALQGGVGWWMVASGLTQRVEVSQYRLATHLVLALVIFAAIVWTLRRLTAHAPLQVISRLKTTSVVLLGLTFLQLYFGALVAGLRAGRVFNTWPEIDGALIPSAQRLFFEQPWWRNLFDNTLTVQFEHRMTAYLLLTVAVLHAVDAIRSRAGAAVVNGALWLAAAIAVQAVLGILTLLHQVPIDLALSHQAVAIVVLTLAVFQVARMAQPRRLPQGLRLAEQN, via the coding sequence ATGACCGGACTCTCCCTGCAAGACGACAAGCGGCTGCGGCCGGTGCGGTGGTGGCTGATTGCCGTTGCTGCGCTGATCGCGCTGATGGTGCTGGTGGGCGGCGCCACGCGGCTGACCGAATCCGGTCTGTCCATCGTCGAGTGGAAGCCGGTGACCGGGGCGCTGCCGCCGTTGACCGCGGAGGCCTGGAACGCGGCGTTCGCGGCCTATCAGAAGATCCCGCAATACCGCGAACTCAACGCCGGCATGAGCCTCGATGAATTCAAGACCATCTTCTGGTGGGAGTGGAGCCATCGCCTGCTCGGCAGGGTGATCGGGATGGTCTATCTGCTGCCGTTCCTGTGGTTTCTGTGGCGTGGCATGCTGACCGCCGAGCTGAAGAAGCGGCTGTGGATCATCTTCGGTCTCGGCGCCCTGCAGGGCGGCGTCGGTTGGTGGATGGTGGCGTCGGGCCTGACGCAGCGCGTCGAGGTCTCGCAATATCGGCTCGCCACCCATCTGGTGCTGGCGCTGGTGATCTTCGCCGCCATCGTATGGACATTGCGCCGGCTCACCGCGCATGCGCCGCTTCAGGTGATATCGCGGCTGAAAACCACGAGCGTGGTGCTGCTCGGGCTGACATTCCTGCAGCTCTATTTCGGCGCGCTGGTGGCGGGGCTACGGGCAGGGCGGGTGTTCAACACCTGGCCGGAGATCGACGGCGCGTTGATACCCTCGGCGCAACGTCTGTTCTTCGAACAGCCGTGGTGGCGCAACCTGTTCGACAACACGCTGACGGTGCAGTTCGAGCACCGCATGACTGCCTATCTGCTGCTGACCGTCGCCGTGCTGCACGCGGTCGACGCGATCCGCTCGCGGGCCGGCGCGGCCGTCGTCAACGGCGCACTGTGGCTGGCGGCTGCGATCGCCGTGCAGGCTGTGCTCGGTATCCTGACGCTGCTGCACCAGGTGCCCATCGATCTGGCGCTGTCGCATCAGGCAGTGGCGATCGTGGTGCTGACGCTGGCGGTATTCCAGGTGGCGCGGATGGCACAGCCGCGGCGGCTGCCGCAGGGATTGCGGCTGGCGGAACAGAATTAA
- a CDS encoding polysaccharide deacetylase family protein — MLHDGGMLASLKLEMAYFSGLPLLMPRRRGGAGIILKLQRVRPARRDRFQPLKSREITPEFLDAMLCKLRRWKFDIVGIDEACRRAGQPGSSRRFVCLTFDGGYGDLIAHAYPVLARHAVPFTIYLPTAFPDGVGEAWWLALEAVVAGRDRISLMMGDGEQHFSVPTISEKYQLFAFLESWMRTLAPQHLSGAIHDLCARYSVDLAALSREAAMTWDDVAKLAADPLVTIGSATVNYPVLRSLPDAAALREITMGRAVVQAALGRDPVHVAFPFGDSRSFGPRDVKMVQQAGFASAVTSVPGVVLPDGRSDLHALPRLAWDGRRRSLRALRVMLSGMAWPAER, encoded by the coding sequence GTGTTGCACGATGGCGGAATGCTGGCGAGCCTGAAGCTCGAAATGGCGTATTTCAGCGGCCTGCCGCTGCTGATGCCGCGCCGTCGTGGCGGTGCCGGCATCATTCTCAAACTGCAGCGCGTGCGGCCCGCGCGGCGTGACCGGTTTCAGCCGCTGAAATCCCGCGAGATCACGCCGGAATTCCTCGATGCGATGCTGTGCAAGCTGCGGCGCTGGAAATTCGACATCGTGGGAATCGACGAGGCGTGCCGCCGCGCCGGGCAGCCTGGGTCATCGCGCCGTTTCGTCTGCCTGACCTTTGACGGAGGCTATGGCGATCTCATCGCGCATGCTTATCCGGTTCTGGCGCGCCACGCGGTGCCGTTCACGATCTATCTGCCCACCGCGTTTCCGGATGGTGTCGGCGAAGCGTGGTGGCTGGCGCTGGAGGCGGTGGTCGCCGGACGCGATCGCATCAGCCTGATGATGGGGGACGGCGAGCAGCATTTCAGCGTCCCGACCATTTCCGAAAAGTATCAGCTCTTCGCATTCCTTGAATCCTGGATGCGGACGCTGGCGCCGCAGCATCTGTCCGGCGCGATCCACGATCTGTGTGCGCGCTATTCGGTCGATCTGGCGGCTTTGTCGCGCGAGGCGGCGATGACCTGGGACGATGTGGCAAAACTCGCCGCCGATCCGCTGGTGACGATCGGCAGCGCTACCGTCAACTATCCCGTCCTCCGCAGCCTGCCGGATGCGGCGGCGTTGCGGGAGATCACCATGGGCCGGGCGGTGGTGCAGGCGGCGCTGGGCCGCGATCCCGTGCATGTCGCTTTCCCGTTCGGCGACAGCAGGTCCTTCGGTCCGCGCGACGTGAAGATGGTGCAGCAGGCTGGCTTCGCGAGTGCGGTGACGTCGGTGCCCGGCGTGGTGCTGCCGGATGGCCGATCCGATCTGCACGCATTGCCGCGACTGGCCTGGGACGGTCGCCGCCGCTCGCTGCGCGCGCTGCGGGTGATGTTGTCGGGAATGGCTTGGCCTGCCGAACGGTGA
- a CDS encoding GNAT family N-acetyltransferase, with protein sequence MTLAAAIESPSAERAGTRLSSIARVDVLRDFREAESVWRSLEQSGHFTPYQRFDILAAWQNHIGAAEGQQPFIVIAYDARDQPLLLLPLVTRQQDRIRIAQFPGGKHITFNMPLWQRDFAAGAGRDDIDALLAGIGRHAGKVDVLALARQPRQWAGVANPMTLLPYQASINECPVLDMVSGAPPTDHVSASFRKRLRSKEKKLQALPGYRYGIATTDADITRVLDAFFATKPLRMAEQNLPNVFAEPGVEDFIRSACLTPLAGGGHAIEIHALECDDEVIAMFAGVADAGRFSMMFNTYTLSGNAKYSPGLILMRNIIDFHAARGVTSLDLGIGSDDYKRLFCKDDEPIFDSFIPITARGRLAAIGLSSLARAKRLVKQTPVLMQMAKKLRGLLAR encoded by the coding sequence ATGACTTTGGCTGCTGCGATCGAAAGCCCATCGGCCGAGCGGGCTGGCACGAGACTCAGCAGCATTGCGCGCGTCGATGTGCTGCGCGATTTTCGCGAAGCCGAATCGGTGTGGCGCAGCCTCGAACAATCGGGCCATTTCACCCCCTATCAGCGTTTCGATATCCTGGCTGCATGGCAGAACCATATCGGTGCGGCGGAGGGGCAGCAGCCCTTCATCGTCATCGCCTATGATGCCCGCGATCAACCGCTGCTGCTGCTGCCGCTGGTGACGCGGCAACAGGACCGCATCCGCATCGCGCAATTTCCCGGCGGCAAGCACATCACCTTCAACATGCCGCTGTGGCAGCGCGATTTTGCGGCCGGTGCCGGCCGAGACGACATCGACGCGTTGCTGGCTGGCATCGGCCGGCATGCCGGCAAGGTCGACGTGCTGGCGTTGGCGCGCCAGCCGAGACAGTGGGCCGGCGTCGCCAATCCGATGACGCTGCTGCCGTATCAGGCCTCGATCAACGAATGCCCGGTGCTGGACATGGTTTCCGGCGCCCCGCCGACGGATCACGTCAGCGCCTCGTTCCGCAAGCGCCTGAGGAGCAAGGAGAAGAAGCTCCAGGCCCTGCCCGGCTATCGCTACGGCATCGCCACCACCGACGCCGACATCACCCGCGTGCTCGACGCATTCTTCGCCACCAAGCCGCTGCGAATGGCCGAACAGAACCTGCCCAACGTCTTCGCCGAGCCCGGCGTCGAGGATTTCATCCGCAGCGCCTGCCTCACTCCACTTGCGGGCGGCGGCCACGCCATCGAGATTCACGCGCTGGAATGCGACGACGAGGTGATCGCGATGTTCGCCGGCGTCGCCGATGCCGGCCGCTTCTCGATGATGTTCAACACCTACACGCTATCCGGCAATGCGAAGTACAGTCCCGGCCTGATCCTGATGCGCAACATCATCGACTTCCACGCCGCACGCGGCGTCACGTCGCTGGATCTCGGCATCGGATCGGACGACTACAAGCGGCTGTTCTGCAAGGACGACGAGCCGATCTTCGACAGCTTCATCCCGATTACCGCCCGCGGCCGGCTTGCGGCCATCGGTCTGTCGTCGCTGGCCCGGGCGAAGCGTCTGGTCAAGCAGACGCCGGTGCTGATGCAGATGGCGAAGAAGCTGCGCGGCTTGCTGGCGCGCTGA
- a CDS encoding enoyl-CoA hydratase, which yields MVQPLRAVTPQPPLLLREAHGAIAVLTLNRPAARNSLSEELIGELHAALDDIAGDATARAVVIAANGSVFSAGHDLKQLTAHRTDADRGRAYFAHMMSICSAMMQAVVRLPKPVIAAVQGVATAAGCQLVASCDLAVASEQATFATPGVDIGLFCSTPMVALSRNVPRKQAMEMLLTGEPIGAGRAREIGLINRVVAAGTERDAAIALAQQVARKSAHTIKLGKEAFYRQAEMGLADAYRFASEVMTENMMAADAEEGIGAFIEKRPPTWQDK from the coding sequence ATGGTCCAGCCTCTTCGCGCGGTGACACCGCAACCGCCTCTGCTGCTGCGCGAGGCGCACGGCGCCATTGCCGTGCTCACGCTGAATCGACCGGCGGCGCGCAACAGCCTGTCGGAGGAATTGATCGGCGAGTTGCACGCCGCGCTCGATGACATCGCCGGCGACGCCACGGCCCGCGCCGTGGTCATCGCCGCCAACGGGAGCGTCTTCTCGGCCGGCCACGACCTCAAGCAGCTCACCGCGCATCGCACCGATGCCGACCGCGGCCGCGCCTATTTTGCGCACATGATGTCGATCTGCAGCGCAATGATGCAGGCCGTGGTGCGGCTGCCGAAGCCGGTGATCGCCGCCGTGCAGGGCGTGGCCACCGCCGCCGGCTGCCAGCTGGTGGCGAGCTGCGATCTCGCGGTGGCGTCCGAACAGGCGACCTTCGCCACCCCCGGCGTCGACATCGGCCTGTTCTGTTCGACGCCGATGGTGGCGCTGTCGCGCAACGTTCCGCGAAAACAGGCGATGGAGATGCTGCTCACCGGCGAGCCGATCGGTGCCGGGCGCGCCCGCGAGATCGGCCTGATCAACCGGGTGGTCGCAGCCGGCACCGAGCGCGACGCCGCGATTGCCCTGGCGCAGCAGGTCGCGCGCAAATCGGCGCATACCATCAAGCTCGGCAAGGAAGCCTTCTATCGCCAGGCCGAGATGGGGCTTGCCGACGCCTATCGCTTTGCCTCCGAGGTGATGACGGAAAACATGATGGCCGCCGACGCCGAGGAAGGCATCGGTGCCTTCATCGAAAAACGCCCGCCAACGTGGCAGGATAAGTAA
- a CDS encoding class I SAM-dependent DNA methyltransferase — protein sequence MEDAASQIVDHYERHALSWDADRRFAVWSDRPFIERFLGFLPPQAMILDLGCGGGSPVALHMAGQGLRITGVDSSPTLISLARTRMPDHAWILHDMRSVSLGRKFDGILAWDSFFHLRHADQRRMFGIFAAHAAPSAVLMFNAGPGHGEVVGDYRNDPLYHASLDAEEYEALLSEVGFTLIEHSVNDFATGGRIFWLARAP from the coding sequence GTGGAGGATGCCGCAAGCCAGATTGTCGATCACTACGAGCGCCATGCCTTGTCATGGGATGCCGACCGGCGTTTTGCGGTCTGGAGCGATCGACCTTTCATCGAGCGCTTCCTCGGTTTCCTGCCGCCGCAGGCGATGATTCTGGACCTCGGCTGTGGCGGCGGTTCGCCGGTTGCGCTTCACATGGCGGGGCAGGGCCTTCGCATCACGGGCGTGGACAGTTCGCCGACGCTCATCTCGCTGGCCCGAACCCGCATGCCGGACCACGCGTGGATCCTGCACGATATGCGGTCTGTGTCCCTCGGACGAAAATTCGACGGCATACTGGCCTGGGATAGTTTCTTCCACCTTCGCCACGCGGACCAGCGCAGGATGTTTGGCATATTTGCCGCGCATGCGGCGCCCTCCGCCGTGCTGATGTTCAATGCCGGTCCGGGTCACGGCGAGGTCGTGGGCGACTATCGAAACGATCCGCTGTACCACGCAAGTCTCGACGCGGAAGAATACGAAGCATTGTTGAGCGAGGTCGGCTTTACGCTGATCGAGCATTCGGTCAACGACTTCGCCACCGGCGGCCGTATTTTCTGGTTGGCACGGGCGCCATGA
- the rplM gene encoding 50S ribosomal protein L13, with protein sequence MKTFSAKPAEITKKWIVIDATGLVVGRLATLVAMRLRGKHLPIYTPHVDCGDHVIIVNAAKVVLTGRKRDQKVYYHHTGFIGGIKERTAKSILEGRFPERVVEKAVERMIPRGPLGRVQFGNLRVYPGAEHPHEAQQPEVLDVGAMNRKNKRAA encoded by the coding sequence ATGAAGACGTTTTCGGCAAAGCCCGCCGAGATCACGAAGAAGTGGATCGTCATTGACGCCACTGGTCTCGTGGTCGGCCGGCTCGCTACGCTGGTCGCGATGCGCCTGCGCGGCAAGCATCTCCCGATCTATACCCCGCATGTTGATTGCGGCGACCATGTCATCATCGTCAATGCAGCCAAGGTGGTTCTCACCGGCCGCAAGCGCGATCAGAAGGTCTATTATCATCACACCGGGTTCATCGGTGGCATCAAGGAACGTACCGCGAAGTCGATCCTCGAAGGTCGTTTCCCGGAGCGCGTTGTCGAGAAGGCCGTCGAGCGCATGATCCCGCGCGGCCCGCTCGGTCGCGTTCAGTTCGGCAACCTGCGCGTCTATCCCGGTGCAGAGCACCCGCACGAAGCCCAGCAGCCCGAAGTGCTCGACGTCGGCGCGATGAACCGCAAGAACAAGAGGGCCGCATAA
- a CDS encoding PaaI family thioesterase, producing the protein MTNAKMSVADLEAFLHREFPQAFSSGDIAIESADGTTSLLRQTYNERMLRPGGTVSGPTLMALADYAMYVVLLSAIGPVGLAVTTSFNINFLRKGQPAQDVLAAARLLKLGKRLAVGEVTLLSGTSPDPIAHVTSTYSIPNAG; encoded by the coding sequence ATGACGAATGCTAAAATGAGCGTGGCGGATCTGGAGGCGTTTCTCCATCGGGAGTTTCCGCAGGCGTTCAGCAGCGGCGACATCGCCATCGAGAGCGCCGACGGCACCACCTCGCTGCTGCGCCAGACCTACAACGAACGGATGCTGCGGCCCGGCGGCACGGTATCCGGCCCAACCCTGATGGCGCTGGCCGATTACGCCATGTACGTGGTCCTGCTGTCGGCGATCGGCCCGGTGGGCCTTGCCGTCACCACCAGCTTCAACATCAATTTCCTGCGCAAGGGGCAGCCGGCCCAGGATGTGCTGGCGGCGGCCAGGTTGCTGAAGCTCGGCAAACGCCTCGCGGTGGGCGAAGTGACCCTCTTGTCGGGCACGTCGCCCGACCCGATCGCCCACGTCACCTCGACCTATTCCATTCCAAATGCTGGCTGA
- a CDS encoding DUF2842 domain-containing protein has translation MTIRTRKFFGTIFLLVLVVVWSLLGMTVAQTPWLAASGLYQAIFYVVAGLGWVLPAMPIISWMSRPDA, from the coding sequence ATGACCATCCGCACCCGCAAATTCTTCGGAACCATCTTCTTGCTCGTGCTGGTGGTGGTCTGGTCGCTGCTCGGTATGACGGTGGCGCAGACGCCGTGGCTGGCTGCCTCCGGCCTGTACCAGGCGATCTTCTACGTGGTGGCGGGATTGGGCTGGGTCTTGCCGGCGATGCCGATCATCAGCTGGATGTCGCGGCCGGACGCCTGA
- a CDS encoding sensor domain-containing diguanylate cyclase — protein MSLDPSTLYLVATMVAAMLGAMLLFFGRQEKMKALNWWGHAYLLGAISVALWTVAGVLFGEFVSLAFISVGFVACAMVWNAARVFHGRQPSLGGLFLGAMAWLAVIASLPPESAALRMTIGAGIVAVYAMLTASELWSERRKSLQKRWPTIIVPLLHGVVLMLPILLGDLLYHDSGSFTSSIWATAFAVELVLYAVGTVFVIFMLVSERAVSAHKTAASCDPLTGMFNRRGFAEATSRMIEREAKAGRPVTAMIFDIDHFKSINDRFGHPAGDEILKLFAAVVTHTLRISDLSGRIGGEEFAALLPCSLEEALLAAERVREAFATSGIAVDNAPVDTTVSIGVAGGPSGTELDVLLAAADTALYQAKRAGRNRVQAAEEQPLSLEQGRRNIAGRATAAPAAVVGPHVSVSASRA, from the coding sequence ATGTCGCTCGATCCATCCACGCTCTATCTGGTTGCAACCATGGTTGCCGCGATGCTGGGTGCGATGCTGCTGTTCTTCGGACGGCAGGAGAAAATGAAGGCGCTGAACTGGTGGGGACACGCCTATTTGCTGGGCGCAATCTCGGTCGCGCTGTGGACGGTTGCAGGCGTGCTTTTCGGCGAGTTCGTCTCGCTGGCGTTCATTTCGGTGGGCTTCGTGGCCTGCGCCATGGTGTGGAACGCAGCGCGGGTGTTCCACGGCCGCCAGCCGAGCCTGGGCGGGCTGTTTCTCGGCGCGATGGCCTGGCTGGCCGTGATCGCCAGCCTGCCGCCTGAGTCCGCCGCGCTGCGCATGACCATCGGCGCCGGTATCGTCGCGGTCTACGCGATGCTGACGGCGAGCGAATTGTGGTCGGAACGGCGCAAATCGCTGCAGAAGCGCTGGCCGACCATCATCGTGCCGCTGCTTCACGGCGTCGTGCTGATGCTGCCGATCTTGCTCGGCGATCTCCTTTATCACGATAGCGGCAGCTTCACGTCCAGCATCTGGGCGACCGCCTTCGCAGTTGAACTGGTGCTCTATGCCGTGGGCACGGTGTTCGTGATCTTCATGCTGGTGTCGGAGCGCGCGGTGAGCGCGCACAAGACGGCGGCGTCCTGCGATCCGCTGACCGGCATGTTCAACCGCCGCGGCTTCGCCGAGGCCACCTCGCGCATGATCGAGCGCGAAGCCAAGGCCGGGCGTCCAGTGACCGCGATGATCTTCGACATCGACCACTTCAAGTCGATCAACGACCGCTTCGGTCATCCCGCCGGCGACGAAATCCTCAAGCTGTTCGCGGCGGTCGTCACCCATACGTTGCGCATCAGCGACCTGTCCGGCCGCATCGGTGGCGAGGAATTCGCGGCATTGCTGCCATGTTCGCTCGAAGAGGCGCTGCTGGCCGCCGAACGTGTCCGTGAGGCCTTTGCCACCTCCGGCATCGCGGTCGACAACGCGCCAGTCGATACCACCGTCAGCATCGGCGTCGCCGGCGGTCCGAGCGGCACCGAGCTGGACGTGCTGCTGGCCGCCGCCGATACCGCGCTGTACCAGGCCAAGCGCGCCGGCCGGAATCGGGTCCAGGCCGCGGAGGAGCAGCCGCTGTCGTTGGAGCAGGGGCGGCGCAATATTGCCGGACGCGCGACCGCTGCGCCGGCGGCCGTCGTGGGGCCGCATGTCAGCGTCAGCGCGAGCCGCGCCTGA
- a CDS encoding antibiotic biosynthesis monooxygenase family protein has product MITEIALIDVKPGSEQDFEAAVAKAQPLFLAAKGGKGIELHKSIEKPSRYRLLAKWETLENHTVDFRGSPAFAEWRALVGPYFAAAPEVEHTETVLTSAG; this is encoded by the coding sequence ATGATCACCGAAATCGCCCTGATCGACGTCAAGCCGGGTTCCGAACAGGATTTTGAAGCTGCCGTCGCCAAAGCGCAGCCGCTGTTCCTGGCCGCCAAGGGCGGCAAGGGCATCGAACTGCACAAGTCGATCGAGAAGCCGTCGCGCTACCGGCTGCTGGCGAAGTGGGAAACCCTCGAGAACCACACCGTCGATTTCCGCGGTTCGCCGGCCTTCGCCGAGTGGCGCGCGCTGGTCGGTCCGTATTTTGCCGCGGCGCCCGAGGTCGAGCACACCGAGACGGTGTTGACGTCGGCGGGCTAG